A single window of Rubripirellula lacrimiformis DNA harbors:
- a CDS encoding TolC family protein: MHSRYQSTVAALLVGVTGCAGSSAHRMAMNPTSSGPVAATQQQIHDVETADLLSPVSLVGFADDSSAGNTTASDSGSLGEAGLNGANRVGEQEPMPIVIDSTPFVSSGGESLQDAWAMAVAVDQKLQSKANVTGAAVYAHQAAKSARNPSLRTFNSYTALDREPGIGVNIPGLSSLGFGSLPIGEKDFFSSATLASVPLYTSGRISSTIDATCSNVHASRFDERSETHDLKMEVAQAYVGVLKAEKLVEVARLSVTTLEKHLVDVSDLFDEGVVANSDVLAVKTTLSGARDKYLQASNGLDLASAAYNRLIGRNLDAPVSLAELTTSQPTSSEIAVSGLPIQAGPDELVAIATAQRSELQSVAHKSNALRHQAKRELAALGPQVGAAGGYSFLENDNLTHEGFWSASLLAEWTVFDGGVARNKAASLRQQASALARLKRDLESRIALQVRQAWLNLQNANDRIKVAEVSVEQAEENLKVALDRYRKEVGTNTEVLDAQTLLAETRNNYFAATYDATLARVTLDRATGSL, from the coding sequence ATGCATTCACGTTATCAAAGTACCGTTGCTGCATTGCTGGTCGGCGTTACCGGATGTGCTGGTTCCAGTGCCCATCGTATGGCGATGAATCCAACGTCTAGCGGGCCAGTCGCCGCAACCCAGCAGCAGATCCACGATGTCGAAACCGCGGATCTTTTGTCGCCAGTTAGCCTGGTCGGTTTTGCCGACGATTCATCGGCCGGCAACACCACCGCGTCAGATTCGGGATCGCTTGGGGAAGCGGGGCTGAATGGTGCGAATCGGGTTGGTGAACAGGAACCGATGCCAATCGTGATCGACAGCACTCCATTCGTATCATCGGGCGGCGAATCACTGCAAGACGCGTGGGCGATGGCGGTCGCGGTCGATCAAAAACTGCAATCCAAAGCCAATGTGACCGGGGCCGCCGTCTACGCTCACCAAGCAGCCAAGTCGGCGCGAAACCCATCGCTGCGGACCTTCAATTCCTACACGGCACTGGATCGAGAGCCTGGGATTGGTGTCAACATTCCTGGACTCTCGTCACTCGGGTTTGGTTCACTTCCGATTGGCGAGAAAGACTTCTTTTCCTCCGCGACGCTGGCATCGGTCCCCCTGTACACCAGCGGGCGTATCAGCAGCACGATCGACGCGACTTGTTCCAATGTGCACGCATCGCGATTCGATGAACGTTCCGAAACGCACGACCTGAAGATGGAAGTTGCCCAGGCGTACGTGGGTGTGTTGAAAGCCGAAAAGTTAGTCGAGGTTGCTCGCTTGAGCGTCACCACACTTGAAAAGCACCTCGTGGACGTCAGCGACTTGTTCGACGAGGGCGTGGTCGCTAACAGCGATGTACTTGCCGTCAAGACAACCCTTTCCGGAGCTCGCGACAAGTATCTGCAAGCGAGCAACGGACTGGATCTTGCCAGTGCCGCCTACAATCGGTTGATCGGACGGAATCTGGATGCACCCGTATCGCTTGCCGAACTGACGACTTCGCAACCGACCAGCTCCGAAATTGCGGTTTCTGGACTACCCATTCAGGCTGGTCCGGATGAACTGGTCGCGATCGCTACGGCGCAACGATCGGAATTGCAGTCCGTTGCCCACAAATCCAACGCGCTTCGTCATCAAGCGAAACGCGAACTCGCGGCGCTCGGACCGCAGGTTGGTGCTGCTGGTGGTTACAGTTTTCTGGAGAACGATAACTTAACTCACGAAGGATTTTGGTCCGCCTCGCTGCTGGCCGAATGGACCGTGTTTGACGGTGGAGTCGCTCGCAATAAGGCAGCCTCGCTGAGGCAACAGGCATCGGCGCTGGCTCGGTTGAAACGCGACTTGGAAAGCCGGATCGCACTGCAAGTGCGGCAAGCTTGGCTGAACCTGCAGAATGCGAATGATCGAATCAAAGTCGCCGAAGTGTCAGTCGAACAGGCCGAAGAGAATCTGAAAGTCGCTCTCGATCGCTACCGAAAAGAGGTTGGGACGAACACCGAGGTGCTCGACGCGCAAACGTTGTTGGCGGAAACTCGCAACAACTATTTCGCAGCCACCTACGATGCCACGCTCGCCCGCGTGACGCTCGATCGTGCGACCGGCAGTCTGTAG
- a CDS encoding HlyD family secretion protein — protein sequence MAKLFKRVFMLLLFAGIAFAGYYAWDRWGRVEPLPEGLVQANGRIEGDHITVASKFAGKINQLLVREGDSVKAGQVLARLDSEQVKAKLRQAQQAIEAARAQHRAAQTGLDLLKEEVPLMIDAAQASLEHAKAVVAKAQAAEQQSARDASRFTDLASRGTIDKRKGEEAQLAWTVAKNDVRVAETALTRAEKQLAEANLGSRRVHAKAQEIEALAAQVAGAEAVRDEAQSVLDDLTITAPADGVVTTRVVDAGEIVAAGSPLFDLVNLDRLYLKVYVPEIEIGHVRLQLPARIHTDAYPEKPFPAKVLYVSSRAEFTPKEVQTSDERVKLVYAVKLYLDENPEHQLTPGLPADAVIRWMEDTPWAKPQW from the coding sequence ATGGCGAAATTGTTCAAACGTGTTTTCATGCTGCTCCTGTTCGCAGGAATCGCATTTGCCGGGTATTACGCTTGGGATCGTTGGGGGCGGGTCGAACCGTTGCCTGAGGGGTTGGTGCAAGCCAACGGTCGAATCGAAGGCGACCATATCACGGTCGCCAGCAAGTTTGCCGGCAAAATCAATCAGCTACTTGTTCGCGAAGGCGACAGCGTCAAGGCGGGCCAGGTATTGGCCCGGTTGGACAGCGAGCAAGTCAAAGCGAAGCTGCGACAGGCACAGCAAGCAATCGAAGCGGCTCGAGCCCAGCACCGCGCTGCCCAAACCGGGCTCGACCTGTTGAAAGAGGAGGTGCCGTTGATGATCGACGCGGCGCAGGCTTCCTTGGAACACGCCAAGGCCGTCGTCGCCAAAGCACAAGCCGCCGAGCAGCAATCGGCCCGTGATGCATCCCGATTCACGGACTTGGCATCGCGTGGAACGATCGACAAACGCAAAGGCGAAGAGGCTCAGCTCGCTTGGACAGTCGCAAAAAACGATGTTCGTGTCGCTGAAACCGCGTTGACGCGTGCGGAAAAGCAACTGGCCGAAGCGAACTTGGGCAGTCGCCGCGTTCACGCCAAGGCTCAAGAAATCGAGGCTTTGGCCGCCCAGGTCGCTGGCGCCGAGGCCGTTCGAGACGAGGCCCAAAGCGTCCTGGACGACTTGACGATCACGGCCCCGGCCGATGGCGTTGTCACCACTCGCGTCGTCGACGCCGGTGAAATCGTTGCCGCCGGATCACCGCTGTTTGACCTGGTCAACTTGGATCGTCTGTATTTGAAAGTCTACGTGCCCGAAATTGAAATCGGCCATGTGCGTCTTCAATTGCCAGCTCGCATCCATACCGATGCGTATCCCGAAAAACCGTTCCCGGCCAAGGTTCTGTATGTGTCCTCGCGTGCCGAGTTTACTCCCAAAGAGGTTCAAACGTCCGACGAACGCGTCAAACTTGTCTATGCCGTGAAGTTGTACTTGGACGAAAATCCCGAACATCAACTGACACCTGGTTTGCCAGCCGACGCAGTGATTCGGTGGATGGAGGACACACCGTGGGCGAAACCGCAATGGTAG
- a CDS encoding ATP-binding cassette domain-containing protein → MGETAMVGVNRSDPLDHTSASVPEPIVRVAGFRKSYGSTVAVDGVDLEIGRGEIYGLIGPDGAGKSSLMKAVAGVLTYDSGTLDVFGTRVDSERSAEAIKDRIGLMPQGLGLNLYADLSIEENVDFFGQIRLVPDKVLQQRKKRLLGMTRLDKFRDRAMKNLSGGMKQKLGLVCCLIHHPQLVILDEPTTGVDPVSRRDFWSILAQLLREEQITALVSTAYMDEATRFHHAALLFDGKVLARGEPSEIAALVPGRIVQTKAEPQAEAFALLKQNFPQSEAVGPWLRVFVDDADDQQAKDAVTARIADFSPQQMHVAEPDLEDVFIALLRRRGLTDQDETKFTSQVPQSNARHDDGLAIEANDLVRQFGTFKAVDRVNFRVAQGEIFGLLGANGAGKTTVIKMLTGLLPPTAGTGRVAGADMRRAGQAIKERIGYMSQAFSLYQDLSVVENIRLYAGIYGLSRRVARERTDWIIHMAGLVGREKALSGSLPMGVRQRLAIGCALVHRPQVLFLDEPTSGVDPIGRRRLWDIIFDLSRNENVAILVTTHYMSEAEHCDHIAMMYAGRVFADASPTELKASLREESGQLLEVTTDNPLAALDVMKSGGFAGVSLFGNRIHLLAPDPDQAEQRVRKVLADNDIHVLAVSEQPLTMEDVFVNRVLALEKADEGKK, encoded by the coding sequence GTGGGCGAAACCGCAATGGTAGGTGTCAACCGAAGTGATCCCCTGGATCACACTTCGGCATCGGTTCCCGAACCAATCGTTCGTGTCGCTGGGTTTCGAAAGTCCTATGGAAGCACCGTCGCTGTCGATGGCGTTGATCTGGAAATCGGACGTGGTGAAATCTATGGGCTGATTGGTCCCGATGGTGCCGGGAAAAGCAGTCTGATGAAGGCCGTTGCCGGGGTGCTGACGTACGACAGCGGAACACTGGACGTGTTCGGTACACGCGTCGACTCGGAACGATCCGCCGAGGCGATCAAGGACCGTATCGGTCTGATGCCGCAAGGTTTGGGGTTGAACTTGTACGCGGATTTATCGATCGAAGAAAATGTGGACTTCTTTGGGCAAATCCGACTGGTTCCCGACAAGGTGCTTCAGCAGCGAAAGAAACGTCTGTTGGGAATGACACGACTGGACAAGTTTCGCGACCGAGCCATGAAGAATTTGTCGGGCGGGATGAAGCAAAAGTTGGGGCTTGTGTGTTGTCTGATCCATCATCCACAGCTGGTCATCTTGGACGAGCCGACAACGGGGGTGGATCCCGTGTCCCGCCGGGATTTCTGGAGCATTCTGGCTCAGTTACTTCGCGAGGAGCAAATCACCGCACTGGTGTCCACCGCTTACATGGACGAAGCCACCCGCTTTCACCACGCGGCTCTGTTGTTCGACGGCAAGGTGCTCGCGCGTGGTGAGCCGAGCGAAATCGCGGCGTTGGTGCCGGGGCGTATCGTTCAAACAAAGGCAGAACCGCAGGCAGAAGCGTTTGCATTGTTGAAGCAGAATTTTCCTCAATCCGAAGCGGTCGGTCCGTGGCTGCGTGTCTTCGTCGATGACGCAGACGATCAACAAGCCAAAGACGCTGTCACCGCCCGCATCGCAGACTTTTCGCCGCAGCAAATGCATGTCGCGGAACCCGATTTGGAAGACGTGTTCATCGCGTTGCTGCGAAGACGTGGATTGACCGACCAGGATGAAACAAAATTCACCAGTCAGGTTCCGCAATCCAACGCTCGGCATGACGACGGGCTCGCCATCGAGGCGAACGATTTGGTGCGACAGTTTGGAACCTTCAAAGCCGTCGACCGCGTCAATTTTCGTGTTGCACAAGGCGAGATCTTTGGATTGCTTGGTGCCAACGGAGCGGGCAAGACAACGGTCATCAAGATGCTGACCGGATTGCTGCCGCCGACCGCTGGAACGGGCCGAGTCGCCGGCGCCGACATGCGTCGTGCCGGTCAAGCGATCAAGGAACGAATCGGCTACATGTCCCAAGCGTTCTCGTTGTATCAAGATCTAAGCGTCGTCGAGAATATTCGACTGTATGCGGGGATCTATGGGCTTTCACGACGGGTGGCACGGGAACGAACCGATTGGATCATCCACATGGCCGGACTTGTGGGACGCGAGAAAGCATTGTCGGGAAGTCTTCCCATGGGTGTTCGCCAACGCTTGGCCATCGGTTGCGCATTGGTTCACCGGCCCCAAGTGCTGTTTCTGGACGAACCGACATCGGGAGTTGATCCGATCGGACGCCGGCGTTTGTGGGACATCATTTTCGATCTGTCTCGCAATGAAAACGTCGCGATTCTGGTCACCACGCACTACATGAGCGAAGCGGAACACTGCGATCATATTGCGATGATGTATGCGGGCAGGGTGTTCGCCGATGCATCGCCAACGGAACTCAAAGCCAGCCTTCGCGAAGAATCCGGCCAGCTTTTGGAAGTCACCACCGACAACCCGCTTGCCGCGTTGGATGTGATGAAATCGGGGGGATTCGCAGGCGTTTCCTTATTTGGAAACCGTATCCACTTGCTTGCCCCCGACCCCGACCAAGCCGAGCAACGTGTCCGAAAAGTCCTTGCCGACAACGACATTCACGTGTTGGCGGTTTCGGAACAACCGTTGACGATGGAAGACGTGTTCGTCAACCGTGTCCTGGCCCTCGAGAAAGCGGATGAGGGGAAGAAGTGA
- a CDS encoding ABC transporter permease — MNIRRVAAVASKEWREIVRDRMFLALTFLVPVSLMLVVGYGLSLDVEDIPLAIVDRDGTNLSREYAYRYIDSRYFDFQGYALDRHDLPPLLADNKIRAAIIIPENFQRELLHGRPVVVQTLIDGTFPFRAQTTKGYVLAMNTDFSSEMIASFISKKRGIPLAQAVTSIRPVKLESRYLYNQSMKSDWALAPRLIMVILMMTPPFYTALGIVREKERGSIYNIYSSTVTRLEFLFGKLIPYVGISSANAVILWLIATQMFGAPFKGSLLFFIPATLLYIICTTGLGLVVSVLVRTQVAAMVVTFIVTVIPSMLYSGVIVPISSLSETAQVTAHALPAMYYTNIIVGAFMKGVGLRELWVDVLVLAVYAVGLMTIGYRMFHKRPTT, encoded by the coding sequence GTGAACATTCGACGCGTTGCCGCCGTTGCATCAAAAGAGTGGCGAGAAATCGTTCGCGACCGGATGTTCCTTGCGCTCACATTCCTGGTGCCAGTGTCGCTAATGCTGGTGGTTGGCTATGGGTTGTCGCTGGATGTGGAAGACATTCCGTTGGCGATTGTCGATCGTGACGGAACCAACCTCAGCCGCGAATATGCATACCGTTATATCGACTCGCGTTACTTTGACTTCCAAGGGTATGCGCTGGATCGTCATGATCTGCCACCGCTACTGGCAGACAACAAAATTCGCGCCGCCATCATTATCCCCGAGAACTTTCAGCGGGAACTTTTGCACGGCCGCCCGGTCGTGGTGCAAACGTTGATCGATGGAACGTTCCCGTTTCGTGCCCAGACCACCAAGGGCTACGTGCTGGCGATGAACACCGACTTTTCTAGCGAAATGATCGCATCGTTCATCTCAAAGAAACGAGGGATTCCGCTCGCCCAAGCCGTCACCTCCATTCGTCCGGTGAAGTTGGAATCGCGGTATCTGTACAACCAGAGTATGAAAAGCGATTGGGCACTGGCGCCGCGGTTGATCATGGTGATCCTGATGATGACGCCTCCGTTCTATACGGCGCTGGGGATCGTTCGCGAGAAAGAACGCGGTTCGATCTACAACATCTACTCATCGACGGTCACTCGTCTGGAATTCCTGTTCGGCAAGCTGATTCCCTACGTTGGGATTTCATCTGCCAACGCAGTGATCCTGTGGCTGATCGCGACTCAAATGTTTGGTGCACCGTTCAAGGGAAGCCTGTTGTTCTTCATTCCAGCGACGCTGCTGTACATCATCTGCACCACGGGGTTGGGACTGGTTGTTTCGGTTCTGGTGCGTACCCAAGTCGCCGCAATGGTGGTGACGTTCATTGTGACGGTGATCCCATCAATGCTCTATTCGGGAGTCATTGTGCCGATCTCGTCACTGAGTGAAACGGCTCAGGTGACCGCTCACGCACTGCCCGCAATGTACTACACAAACATCATTGTTGGTGCGTTCATGAAGGGCGTCGGCCTGCGGGAACTTTGGGTCGACGTGCTTGTCTTGGCCGTCTACGCGGTTGGATTGATGACGATCGGATATCGGATGTTCCACAAGAGGCCGACCACATGA
- a CDS encoding ABC transporter permease produces the protein MNDASSGNLQVPPQDTESSSETKRTRRVRTFIVWWNRMRVMTIKEYLQLYRDRILIVFMIYAFTAEVFLAGSGVSMQLRNASLWVHDSDHSFASRELIHRFRPPQFSIDGEVLNHGESVDLLDRGEAMMVLDIPPQFQESLLAGETANVQLQIDTSNPVLGFLATSYGEQIVGQYGIEAAMQREGIGLNAQAAPIIREEHRVWYNANQNDAWFMSVVEMLNVITMFAILLPASAMAREKERGTVEQLLVSPLSTFQMMFPKVLAMTSVILLGTFITIHLILQPCFGVPFRGSLTLFMFVTAIYVFATAGIGMLLATIARNLAQVGMLTALIFIPMVFLSGAWTPPENMPAILRAVSAVAPLHHYIDASLGIMLKGSGVGLLWDSILSIGLFGAAIYGLSMGYFRRQFG, from the coding sequence ATGAACGACGCATCGTCAGGGAATCTGCAGGTACCGCCGCAGGACACCGAATCATCAAGCGAAACCAAACGCACCCGTCGCGTCCGCACATTTATCGTGTGGTGGAATCGGATGCGCGTGATGACGATCAAAGAGTATCTGCAACTGTATCGTGATCGCATTCTGATCGTGTTCATGATCTACGCATTCACTGCAGAAGTGTTCCTGGCTGGGTCAGGGGTCAGCATGCAGCTTCGCAACGCATCCTTGTGGGTTCATGATTCAGACCACAGTTTCGCTTCGCGAGAATTGATCCACCGGTTTCGACCGCCCCAGTTCAGCATCGATGGCGAAGTTCTCAATCACGGCGAAAGCGTCGATTTGCTTGATCGCGGGGAAGCAATGATGGTGCTGGACATTCCGCCTCAATTCCAGGAATCGTTGCTGGCCGGTGAAACTGCCAACGTGCAACTACAGATTGACACCTCGAATCCTGTCTTGGGGTTTCTGGCGACCAGTTACGGCGAACAGATTGTCGGACAGTACGGGATCGAAGCTGCGATGCAGCGAGAAGGCATTGGTTTGAACGCACAGGCGGCGCCCATCATCCGCGAAGAACACCGTGTCTGGTATAACGCAAATCAGAACGACGCGTGGTTCATGTCCGTCGTCGAAATGCTGAACGTGATTACGATGTTTGCGATTCTGCTTCCCGCGTCGGCGATGGCGCGAGAAAAAGAACGCGGCACGGTCGAACAGTTACTGGTTTCGCCACTGTCCACCTTTCAAATGATGTTTCCCAAAGTGCTGGCGATGACCAGCGTGATCCTATTGGGCACTTTCATCACGATTCATTTGATTCTGCAACCGTGTTTTGGCGTTCCGTTTCGCGGCAGTTTGACGTTGTTCATGTTCGTGACTGCGATCTACGTCTTTGCGACCGCGGGGATCGGAATGCTGCTCGCTACGATTGCTCGGAACCTTGCCCAGGTTGGAATGCTGACCGCTTTGATTTTCATCCCGATGGTGTTTCTATCGGGGGCCTGGACGCCACCGGAGAATATGCCGGCGATTCTGCGTGCGGTGAGCGCGGTGGCGCCTTTGCACCATTACATTGACGCCAGCCTTGGCATCATGCTGAAAGGGTCCGGTGTGGGGCTGTTGTGGGATTCCATCCTGTCGATTGGCTTGTTCGGTGCCGCCATCTACGGACTAAGTATGGGCTATTTTCGACGACAATTCGGCTGA
- a CDS encoding DUF542 domain-containing protein, whose translation MSELHSEDLSDQSPIGRWVAQHPETAQIFETLKIDYFGSGDEPLDVVCRRNGLDGLRVHSLLQRTIAHIDDGNMDDWLRAPLADLCDNIEQTHHAFLKNSLPTVTSLLAAVIERHGDDHPELLRVHEFFGTWRDETLEVMREEERSLFPAIRLMESQGKGGGRDWRGIAKLIRRIGFEHQDIGDALRKARDASGNYAEPPDASPAYRQLLGLLRRIEADVRHHVHKEEFILFPRVLKLARQDVG comes from the coding sequence ATGTCTGAATTGCATTCGGAAGATTTAAGCGACCAATCACCCATCGGAAGATGGGTCGCCCAGCATCCGGAAACGGCTCAAATCTTCGAGACATTGAAGATCGACTACTTTGGTAGCGGTGACGAACCGCTGGACGTTGTCTGTCGCCGGAACGGATTGGATGGACTACGCGTTCATTCATTGTTGCAACGCACCATTGCTCACATTGACGATGGGAACATGGATGATTGGCTGCGTGCACCCCTAGCGGATCTATGCGACAACATTGAACAGACTCATCACGCGTTCCTGAAAAACTCCCTGCCGACGGTCACTTCATTGCTGGCCGCGGTGATTGAACGTCACGGCGACGACCACCCTGAATTGTTGAGAGTTCACGAGTTTTTCGGAACGTGGAGAGACGAGACTTTGGAAGTGATGCGGGAGGAGGAGCGGTCGTTGTTTCCCGCCATTCGGCTGATGGAGAGCCAAGGCAAAGGTGGTGGGCGTGATTGGCGTGGGATCGCCAAGTTGATTCGGCGTATCGGATTCGAACACCAAGACATCGGCGATGCGTTACGCAAGGCCCGTGATGCATCGGGGAACTACGCTGAACCACCAGATGCAAGTCCCGCTTATCGACAGTTATTGGGGTTGCTTCGACGAATCGAAGCCGACGTTCGCCATCATGTCCACAAAGAAGAATTCATTCTGTTCCCGCGAGTGCTGAAATTGGCACGGCAGGACGTTGGTTGA
- a CDS encoding sigma-54-dependent transcriptional regulator: MTETIDILFVDDEVEFSEGCARWFEKKGHRVAQTTSGQDGIDRCSKHDFDVAILDWNLPGLCGIELVQRMRESNPDTELIVLTGEGTINNAVESMRLGVFDFQTKPFPMGDLERRCLAAVDRRRLRKENTQLREVISRTQKPASQMIGTCESMHQLGRLIERVAPTDKAVLIQGESGTGKELVAQAIHAGSPRADKPLVTINCAALPENLVESELFGHEKGSFTGATAMKPGLFEVADHSTLFIDEIGELPLALQPKLLRVLEDGSLRRIGSHKERRVDVRIVAATNRDMPKEVAAGRFREDLYYRINVMALDLPPLRERGDDIGLLVDHFLEQGFELDDDVRQSLIQYSWPGNVRQLINTLQRASVMTDDGHITMDDLPPALRNSARGSESDTTLPTKALPEVGSLVALERKHITEVLHRESGNKTRAARALGVERRKLYRMLAKHGIQ; this comes from the coding sequence ATGACAGAGACAATCGACATCCTTTTCGTTGACGATGAAGTCGAGTTCAGCGAAGGCTGCGCCCGCTGGTTCGAGAAAAAGGGACACCGAGTGGCCCAAACCACCAGCGGCCAGGACGGCATCGACCGATGTTCCAAGCACGATTTTGATGTCGCCATCCTGGATTGGAATCTGCCCGGATTGTGCGGCATCGAATTGGTCCAACGAATGCGCGAATCCAACCCCGACACGGAACTGATTGTGTTGACCGGGGAAGGAACCATCAACAACGCCGTCGAGTCGATGCGATTGGGAGTTTTCGACTTTCAAACGAAACCGTTTCCCATGGGAGACTTAGAACGGCGCTGCCTAGCCGCCGTCGACCGACGTCGGCTTCGAAAAGAAAATACACAGCTGCGCGAAGTCATCAGCCGTACCCAGAAACCGGCTAGTCAGATGATCGGAACTTGCGAATCGATGCATCAGCTAGGGCGTTTGATCGAACGAGTGGCCCCCACGGACAAGGCGGTGTTGATCCAGGGCGAAAGCGGAACGGGGAAAGAACTGGTCGCCCAAGCCATCCACGCGGGCAGCCCACGCGCGGACAAACCGCTGGTCACCATCAACTGTGCAGCGCTGCCAGAGAACCTTGTTGAAAGTGAATTATTCGGCCACGAAAAAGGTTCGTTCACCGGTGCTACGGCCATGAAGCCGGGCCTTTTTGAGGTCGCCGATCATAGCACGCTGTTCATTGACGAAATCGGAGAGTTACCGCTGGCACTACAGCCAAAGTTATTGCGTGTGCTTGAAGACGGTTCCCTACGTCGAATCGGATCGCACAAGGAGCGACGCGTCGACGTGCGAATCGTCGCGGCGACCAACCGCGACATGCCCAAAGAGGTTGCCGCAGGGCGATTTCGCGAAGACCTGTATTATCGCATCAACGTGATGGCTTTGGATCTGCCTCCGCTGCGGGAACGAGGTGACGACATTGGCTTGCTTGTCGACCACTTCCTCGAACAGGGCTTCGAACTTGACGATGATGTTCGACAGTCCCTGATCCAATATTCGTGGCCGGGCAACGTGCGACAACTGATCAACACGCTGCAGCGTGCTAGCGTCATGACGGACGACGGTCATATCACCATGGACGATCTCCCCCCTGCCCTACGAAATTCAGCACGTGGAAGCGAAAGCGACACTACGTTGCCAACCAAGGCACTGCCGGAGGTCGGATCTCTCGTTGCGCTCGAACGAAAACACATCACCGAAGTCTTGCATCGCGAAAGCGGCAACAAGACCCGAGCAGCCCGCGCTCTGGGCGTTGAACGCCGCAAACTCTACCGCATGTTGGCGAAGCACGGGATTCAGTAG